Part of the Deltaproteobacteria bacterium genome is shown below.
AAGCTCCAACCCCAAGACCCAATACAAACTTTACCCCATAAGCGCTAGCCCGCTTGCTTACTGGACTAAGAATCGCCACTAGCGAGCTCTCTATCGGCTGAACCCCTAAAGTTAAGCCAATAAAAAGGCTACTAGCCAATACCAAACTCCAGTCGCTAAAATAGGCCATCGCTATGCTCACTGGTATGGCAGGTACGAAAAATCCTAAGTAAGCTAGGCGCAAATCAAAGCGATCGGCAGCATATCCGCCAATGCGCTGCCCGCACATGCCTATTATAAACATAACTGACATTAAAATTGTTGCGCCCAAAGTTTTTTCCTTTTCACCCACAGCTGGAATGTCAAATAGGTTAAGAGACGAAACCGTTTCTAATAGTCCATGCGTTATCCCCCAGGCTCTTTGCTCAAAATAAACTGGGATAGTGACTATGCTGCCTCTATAAACTATACCCGCCAATACTATTGCGATACATAAGACTGCAAAACACTTGGCACTTCTCACCCCACAAACTAATTCAGCCTCGTTTTCCTTTATCGCCTTCACATGGGACGCTTTAAGCATGATAGTAATAAGACCTGCCGGTATCCCGACTAAACCACTACCAATAAGTATGACACGCCAACCGAAGTAATATCCGACAATACCACCTACGAGAGGTGCTAAGAGCATCCCAAATTGCCCCCATATTCCAAAAAGTCCCAGCGCCTTACCGCGCTGCGGTATGCTATAACTAATTAGAGCCATTGCGGTTGGATGCACGGAGGCAATACCAACGCCGATGGCACTAAGGCATAGAACGAGCGAAGGAATTGTATAAGAACAGCCCGCAAGAACACTGCCCAAACTTGCTATCAGCAAACCTATACCTAAAGCAGCATTTGCTCCAACCTTATCTGCTAAATAACCCCAGGGAAGGGCCAATACGCCATAAAGCAAATAGAGCAAAAACCCTGCCTGAATAACGGCATTCACGTCGACATTCAGATCTCGAGCAATATACATAGTCATGGCCGGAAATATGAGCTCAAAAAAATGAGCAAAAAAATGAGCTATGCCCGTAATCGCTACCACTTTTTTTCCAGACCTATCCATAAAGCTTACCAAAAAAAACTCTTTAGCTATTTATTAGTATTCGACTCTAGTTATTAGAAATTAAAGCCGATCAAAGAGTAGACAGGCCAGTTTTATACCATTTACAAAAAGGATTTTTGTAAATGGTATAAACAGCAAGTGCGTAAGCACTTGCCAACAAACAACAAATACCGTTTCCAAAAAGTAAAATATTTAACTTACTTTTTGGAAACGGTATACACATAACAAATAAGGATCGCGCAACAATCATGAGTTTCCTAAAAAGCGCCATTTTTGGCAACCAAGATAAACTCCCAAAAATCTCATCGGCACAAGCTGCCCGCATAAAAAACATATTAGGCATTAATCAGCTCGACACACTTCCCGCGAGTGCTGCAAGGGCATTTCAAGTTGCCAATAACCCTCGTTCCACTTCAGGTGATTTTGTCGACATCATCGAATCTGACGAAGCTTTGAGTGCGCGAA
Proteins encoded:
- a CDS encoding MFS transporter, with amino-acid sequence MDRSGKKVVAITGIAHFFAHFFELIFPAMTMYIARDLNVDVNAVIQAGFLLYLLYGVLALPWGYLADKVGANAALGIGLLIASLGSVLAGCSYTIPSLVLCLSAIGVGIASVHPTAMALISYSIPQRGKALGLFGIWGQFGMLLAPLVGGIVGYYFGWRVILIGSGLVGIPAGLITIMLKASHVKAIKENEAELVCGVRSAKCFAVLCIAIVLAGIVYRGSIVTIPVYFEQRAWGITHGLLETVSSLNLFDIPAVGEKEKTLGATILMSVMFIIGMCGQRIGGYAADRFDLRLAYLGFFVPAIPVSIAMAYFSDWSLVLASSLFIGLTLGVQPIESSLVAILSPVSKRASAYGVKFVLGLGVGAFAVWLVTFSRSLWGISSVYVVLAAILFGVVLSMLAILRISHGTSMKHGHLTASQIS